In Arthrobacter citreus, a single genomic region encodes these proteins:
- the rluF gene encoding 23S rRNA pseudouridine(2604) synthase RluF, with protein MRLNKFISESGKASRRAADKLITEGRVKLNGKVAKVGDQVEPGDEVIVNGEHIRLARNHVYIALNKPVGITSTTEKGVKGNIVDLVNHPLRIFNIGRLDKDSEGLILLTNDGDIVNEILRVENKHEKEYIVSVDKPITPEFLTKMSEGVKILGTKTLPCEVRQLSKYDFQIILTQGLNRQIRRMCEALGYEVFRLQRTRIMNIHLGNLPMGQWRDLSKKEKTQLFRDLNYEPNEW; from the coding sequence ATTCGTTTAAATAAATTTATCAGCGAATCTGGGAAAGCTTCAAGACGCGCTGCAGACAAGTTAATTACTGAAGGTAGAGTTAAATTAAATGGCAAGGTAGCCAAAGTTGGCGACCAAGTTGAGCCTGGTGACGAAGTAATTGTAAATGGCGAACACATCAGACTAGCACGAAATCACGTTTATATTGCTTTAAATAAACCTGTTGGCATTACATCTACGACAGAAAAAGGTGTTAAAGGAAATATTGTTGATCTAGTAAACCATCCATTACGTATCTTTAATATTGGAAGATTGGATAAAGACTCTGAAGGTTTAATCCTACTTACAAATGACGGGGATATCGTTAATGAAATTCTACGTGTTGAAAATAAGCATGAAAAAGAATATATCGTATCAGTAGATAAACCGATTACACCTGAATTTTTAACAAAAATGTCTGAAGGGGTAAAAATTCTAGGTACAAAAACATTGCCATGTGAAGTAAGGCAACTTTCGAAGTACGATTTCCAAATCATTTTAACACAAGGTTTAAATCGTCAAATTCGTCGCATGTGTGAAGCGCTTGGATATGAAGTATTTCGATTACAAAGAACGCGAATTATGAATATTCATCTAGGCAATCTACCAATGGGTCAATGGAGAGATTTATCTAAAAAAGAAAAAACTCAGCTGTTTAGAGATTTAAATTACGAACCAAATGAATGGTAA